The following coding sequences lie in one Meles meles chromosome X, mMelMel3.1 paternal haplotype, whole genome shotgun sequence genomic window:
- the TMEM187 gene encoding transmembrane protein 187, translated as MKPESRQALFHVAVASCFCTATVYTGVFDGIFVQLGHEHYAEAPVAGLPAFLAMPFNSLINVAYVLLGLYWLHRKARAPGRPMEARRARYLKDVFAGMALVYGPVQWLRIATQVRPAAVLDQWLTLPIFAWPVAWCLYLDRGWEPWLFLAIEGLSLGSYGLTLLHSCGFEVALGVHIAAAVAQALRAHRRHGTASSGTYLALGVLSCTGFVVLKLCDHQLAQWRLFQRLTGHFWSKVCDVLQFHFAFLFLTNLNTCQSPPKGKIH; from the coding sequence ACGGGCGTGTTCGACGGCATCTTCGTCCAGTTGGGCCATGAACACTATGCCGAAGCCCCTGTGGCCGGCCTCCCCGCCTTCCTGGCCATGCCCTTCAACTCACTCATTAACGTGGCCTACGTCCTGTTGGGGCTGTACTGGCTGCATAGGAAGGCCAGGGCCCCGGGGCGCCCCATGGAGGCGCGGAGGGCTCGCTACCTGAAGGATGTCTTCGCCGGCATGGCCCTGGTCTACGGCCCGGTTCAGTGGCTGCGGATCGCGACGCAGGTGCGCCCCGCCGCCGTGCTGGACCAGTGGCTCACCTTGCCCATCTTCGCATGGCCCGTCGCCTGGTGTCTCTACCTAGACAGGGGTTGGGAGCCCTGGTTGTTCCTTGCCATCGAGGGTCTGTCCCTGGGCAGTTACGGCCTCACCCTGCTGCACTCCTGTGGGTTCGAGGTCGCGCTGGGCGTCCACATCGCAGCTGCTGTGGCCCAGGCCCTGCGCGCTCACAGGCGCCACGGCACTGCCTCCTCGGGGACCTACTTGGCTCTGGGCGTGCTCTCCTGCACCGGCTTTGTGGTCCTCAAGCTGTGCGACCATCAGCTCGCGCAGTGGCGTCTCTTCCAGCGGCTCACGGGCCACTTCTGGTCCAAGGTCTGTGACGTGCTCCAGTTCCATTTCGCATTCTTGTTTCTGACAAACTTGAACACTTGCCAAAGCCCTCCTAAGGGGAAGATACATTAA